The Streptomyces sp. NBC_01317 genomic interval AGCAGAAGCACGGCGACGAGGTCGTCGGCAAGCTCTACACCGCGCTCGGCACCCGCATCCACAACGGGGGCGAGGGCCCCACGCGTGAGGCGATCGCCTCGGCCCTGGACGACGTCGGCCTGCCGGCCGACCTGCTGGAGTACGCCGACTCCGACGCGTACGACAAGGAGCTGCGGGCGTCGCACAAGGAAGGCATAGACAAGGTCGGCCAGGAGGTCGGCACCCCGGTCATCGCGGTCCCCGGCGCGGACGGCGAGCAGGTCGCCTTCTTCGGCCCGGTCGTCACCCCGGCCCCCAAGGGCGAGGAGGCGGCGAAGCTCTGGGACGGCACGCTGCTGGTCGCGTCGATCCCGGGCTTCTACGAGATCAAGCGGACCCGGACCGCCGCCCCGAGCTTCGACTAGGACGACTGTTTCGGCACGTGTACGGAGACGTGGACGG includes:
- a CDS encoding mycothiol-dependent nitroreductase Rv2466c family protein; translation: MSEKTPVDFWFDPLCPWAWLTSRWVLEVEKVRDIDVRWHVMSLAVLNEDKIDEMPEQYREMMRTTAWEPVRVVIAAQQKHGDEVVGKLYTALGTRIHNGGEGPTREAIASALDDVGLPADLLEYADSDAYDKELRASHKEGIDKVGQEVGTPVIAVPGADGEQVAFFGPVVTPAPKGEEAAKLWDGTLLVASIPGFYEIKRTRTAAPSFD